The following are encoded together in the Pectobacterium punjabense genome:
- the btuF gene encoding vitamin B12 ABC transporter substrate-binding protein BtuF, which translates to MTFRLLCWLIGLLLCSTAYAIPQRVISLAPHATEMAYAAGMGEQLVAVSAWSDYPPEAKKLEQVASWQGINLERILALKPDLILAWREGNPQRPLEQLANFSIPIVYLDAKTLDDIPMSLRQLATYSRAPEQAERAAVNFQQQIGKLQRAGEKHKATHTDPLRVFIQFGTQPLFTSSEATLQSQIVSLCGAENIFADSPVPWPQVSREQVLRRQPQAIIVSGTPDKIASVQAFWQPQLAVPVITVNEDWFSRSGPRLLLAAQQICSQLAELRLASSPIK; encoded by the coding sequence ATGACCTTCAGGCTCCTTTGCTGGCTGATCGGGCTGCTGCTTTGCAGCACCGCTTATGCTATTCCCCAGCGTGTCATCAGTCTCGCACCACACGCAACCGAGATGGCCTACGCGGCAGGCATGGGCGAACAGCTGGTTGCGGTCAGCGCCTGGTCAGATTACCCGCCGGAAGCGAAAAAACTGGAACAGGTCGCCTCCTGGCAGGGCATCAATTTGGAGCGCATCCTCGCACTCAAGCCCGACCTGATTCTAGCCTGGCGCGAGGGCAACCCACAGCGCCCGCTGGAACAGCTCGCCAACTTCTCGATTCCCATCGTTTATCTGGATGCGAAAACGCTGGACGATATCCCGATGTCATTGCGACAGTTGGCAACCTATAGCCGCGCCCCTGAGCAAGCCGAACGGGCTGCGGTAAATTTTCAGCAGCAAATAGGCAAGTTACAGCGCGCGGGTGAGAAGCATAAGGCGACACACACCGATCCGTTGCGGGTATTCATTCAATTCGGCACTCAACCGCTGTTTACCTCTTCGGAAGCGACGCTGCAAAGCCAGATCGTTTCACTATGTGGCGCAGAAAATATCTTTGCCGACAGCCCCGTGCCTTGGCCGCAGGTCAGTCGTGAACAGGTATTAAGGCGGCAACCACAGGCCATTATTGTCAGTGGTACACCAGATAAAATTGCCAGCGTTCAGGCATTTTGGCAGCCACAGCTCGCAGTCCCGGTGATTACCGTCAATGAAGACTGGTTTAGCCGCAGCGGCCCTCGGTTGCTATTGGCAGCACAGCAAATTTGTTCTCAATTAGCTGAATTAAGACTGGCATCCTCGCCAATAAAATGA
- the dgt gene encoding dGTPase produces the protein MSGIDFAKKMSFQRHFSRPKTAEDEYTIVRQFESDRGRIINSAAIRRLQQKTQVFPLERNAAVRSRLTHSMEVQQVGRYIAKEILHRLQTDGRLASLGLADRQTPFESLVEMACLMHDIGNPPFGHFGESAINQWFRKLLDSHYLDSESPERVDDCNVSVLRMQQDGLDELRGQIRQDLSHFEGNAQAIRLVHTLLKLNLTYGQVACILKYTRPAYWHGELPADYHYLMKKPGYYLAEEAFVAKLREELDMGEFHRHPLSYIMEAADDVSYCIADLEDAVEKEILTIEELYDLLRENWGEGTEKDIFAKTIEHAYKERERLKWRSHDDQFFMNLRVNTVQQMVPHAAKRFIDNLPEVYAGSFNQALLEDDSPQNRLLGIFKHVALKHVFNHHEVEQLELQGDRVIRGLLDIYSPLLEMPYQDFSQLVREDTHKRYPIETRLYHKLSRKYCLAYCEAVAELEGLPESEQIVREYYYRARLIQDYISGMTDLYAYDEYRKLMAAD, from the coding sequence ATGTCTGGTATCGATTTCGCCAAAAAAATGAGCTTTCAGCGCCATTTCAGCCGGCCTAAAACGGCTGAGGATGAATATACGATTGTGCGCCAGTTTGAGAGCGATCGGGGTCGTATTATTAACTCCGCTGCCATCCGCCGCTTACAGCAAAAAACCCAGGTCTTTCCGCTGGAACGTAACGCAGCCGTCCGTTCCCGCTTAACCCATTCGATGGAAGTGCAGCAGGTTGGTCGCTACATCGCAAAAGAGATTTTGCACCGCCTGCAAACTGATGGCCGACTGGCATCGCTCGGGCTGGCCGACAGACAAACGCCGTTTGAAAGCCTGGTTGAAATGGCATGCCTGATGCACGACATCGGCAATCCGCCTTTTGGTCATTTTGGTGAATCCGCGATTAACCAATGGTTCAGAAAATTGCTGGATAGCCATTATCTGGACAGTGAATCTCCGGAACGTGTCGATGACTGTAACGTGTCTGTGCTGCGGATGCAGCAGGATGGGCTGGACGAATTGCGTGGGCAGATCCGTCAGGATCTAAGCCACTTTGAAGGTAACGCACAGGCGATCCGGCTGGTACACACATTGCTGAAGCTCAACCTGACCTACGGGCAGGTAGCCTGTATTTTGAAATATACCCGTCCCGCGTATTGGCACGGCGAGCTGCCAGCGGATTACCACTATTTGATGAAGAAGCCGGGCTACTATCTGGCAGAAGAAGCGTTTGTCGCCAAACTGCGTGAAGAGCTGGATATGGGGGAGTTTCATCGCCATCCGCTGAGCTACATTATGGAAGCGGCCGATGACGTTTCCTACTGTATCGCGGATCTGGAAGATGCCGTTGAGAAAGAGATTCTCACGATTGAAGAACTGTACGATCTGTTGCGTGAAAATTGGGGAGAAGGAACGGAGAAAGACATTTTCGCCAAAACGATTGAACATGCCTACAAAGAGCGTGAGCGTTTAAAATGGCGCAGTCACGACGACCAGTTCTTTATGAATCTTCGCGTTAATACCGTGCAGCAGATGGTGCCCCATGCCGCGAAGCGTTTTATCGATAACCTGCCAGAAGTCTATGCCGGATCGTTTAATCAGGCGTTGCTTGAGGACGACAGCCCGCAGAACCGCCTGCTCGGCATTTTCAAACACGTCGCTTTAAAGCACGTTTTTAATCATCATGAGGTTGAACAACTGGAGCTACAGGGGGATCGCGTGATTCGCGGCCTGCTGGATATTTATAGCCCGCTGCTTGAGATGCCCTATCAGGATTTCAGTCAGCTCGTTCGTGAGGATACACACAAGCGTTATCCGATTGAAACGCGGCTTTACCACAAGCTATCCAGAAAGTATTGCTTAGCCTATTGTGAAGCCGTTGCCGAGTTGGAAGGCTTACCCGAAAGCGAGCAAATTGTCCGTGAGTATTACTATCGAGCCCGTCTGATTCAGGATTACATCAGCGGTATGACAGATTTGTACGCCTACGACGAATACCGCAAACTGATGGCGGCAGATTAG
- the mtnN gene encoding 5'-methylthioadenosine/S-adenosylhomocysteine nucleosidase: MKVGIIGAMEQEVTLLRDRIENRQTFQRAGCEIYTGHINGVDVALLKSGIGKVSAALGTTLLLEHSKPDVVINTGSAGGLAPTLNVGDIVVSDEVRYHDADVTAFGYEPGQMAGCPAAFPADEKLIALAQEAITDLQLNAVRGLVVSGDAFINGAEPLARIRTTFPQAIAVEMEATAIAHVCHQFAVPFVVVRAISDVADKASHLSFDEFLSVAAQQSTRMVEVILAKLAAR; encoded by the coding sequence ATGAAAGTCGGTATTATCGGTGCGATGGAACAAGAAGTAACGCTGCTGCGCGATCGGATTGAAAACCGTCAAACCTTTCAGCGTGCGGGTTGCGAAATCTACACCGGACACATCAACGGCGTAGACGTCGCACTGCTGAAATCCGGTATTGGGAAAGTCTCCGCTGCACTCGGCACCACGCTGCTGCTGGAACACAGCAAGCCGGACGTGGTGATTAACACCGGTTCAGCAGGCGGGCTGGCACCCACACTGAATGTCGGCGATATCGTCGTTTCTGATGAAGTGCGTTACCACGATGCTGACGTCACGGCCTTTGGCTATGAACCCGGCCAGATGGCGGGCTGCCCTGCCGCTTTCCCTGCTGATGAAAAACTCATCGCACTGGCGCAGGAAGCGATTACCGATTTACAGCTGAATGCCGTGCGCGGCCTGGTTGTCAGCGGCGATGCCTTCATTAACGGCGCAGAGCCATTAGCCCGCATCCGCACCACCTTCCCGCAGGCCATTGCCGTGGAAATGGAAGCCACCGCGATCGCCCATGTCTGCCATCAGTTTGCCGTCCCGTTTGTGGTGGTTCGCGCGATTTCTGATGTGGCCGATAAAGCCTCACACCTGAGTTTTGATGAGTTCCTGAGCGTTGCCGCACAGCAATCAACGCGAATGGTAGAAGTGATTCTGGCCAAGTTAGCTGCTCGCTAA